Within the Streptomyces sp. R41 genome, the region CCGATCACCGGTTCCTCGGCGGTCCCGGGCGTTTTCGCGACTCCGGGATGATGGGCGTCGAGCAGAACCACCGCACGGGCGCCTTCTGGTCCGCCGATGTCGACGAGGCCGCCGAGTACCTGGTGGAGGTGATCCGCGAGGTACGCCCCCAGGTGCTCGTCACCTATGACCCGCAGGGCGGCTACGGGCACCCGGACCACATCCAGGCCCACCGCGTGGCCATGCGCGCCGCCGAGCTGGCCGCGAGGGCCGCCTTCCGCCCGGATCTCGGCGAAAACTGGGAGATCGCCAAGATCTACTGGAACCGGGTGCCGCGCCCGGTGGCCGAGGAGGGATTCGCGCGGCTGCGCGAGACGCTGCCGCGGCTGCCGTTCACCCAGTCCGCCGCCGTCGACGACGTGCCGGGCGTCGTGGACGACTCGGTGATCACCACCGAGGTCGACGGGACCGCGTACGCCGCCGCCAAGGCCGCCGCGATGCGGGCGCACGCCACCCAGATCGAGGTGGCCGAGCCCTGGTTCGTCCTCTCGAACCAGCTCGCGCAGCCCCTCCTCACCACCGAGTACTACGAGTTGGTGCGCGGCGAGCGGCCGGCGACGCGGGAGAGGGACTTGTTCGCGGGCATCGCGACCGGTCGGGCGGAGGCGGGCGCGCGATGAGGACGACCGATCGGCGAGAGGCAGATGTGCGATGAGTACGACGGGACAGCGCGGGAACATGCTCGCCCAGCCACTGAAGCGGCCCTCGGGCGGGCGGATGGCCGCCTACCTGGGACTCTTTGTGCTCGGAGTAGTGGTCGGGGCCGCCGGGGCGCTGGTGCAATCCGGCTGGTTCCCGGGCGGGTTGCTGCTCGCGCTGGTGGGCGCCGCCGGGCTCTTCCTGGGCGGCGCGCGGGCGACGCAGTCCCGCGCCGGGGCCGTGGCGCCCGCGGCCGGCTGGATGGTCGCCGTCGTCTTGCTCACCGCGAGCCGCCCCGAGGGGGACTTCCTCTTCGGCGCGGGAGTCGTGTCCTACCTCTTCCTGCTCGGCGGGATGGCCGTCGCTGTGATGTGCGCCACCCTTGGACAGGGGCGGCAACCGGACGGTTCCGGCGTCCGACTTGGCAAGTGACGTACCACTTCGCCGTATCCAACAGGTGCGGGTCCCGTGGGGGTTTCCTTCCCGGGCGAGGTTTGCGCGACGGACACGGCCAGTATGGTGGTGCGCGCCGCCGAGCTGCCCGAGATGAGGTCGAGTAAACGGGCGGCGGAGCCAACCGGGAGAACTTGCCTTGAGTCGTGAAACTGACAGTTCGTCCTCCGGGCCCAACGGCCGCGGTGGAGCCGCGTACCCGTCGGGGACGCCGCCGTACGGGACCCCCACGGCTTCCGAAAGCGGCGTTGACGCGGGCCGTTCGGCCACCGGCAACCCGCCGGAGGAGCGCAAGACCGAGACCACGCTGACGACACGGATCCGGATCAACATCCCCGGATCGCGGCCCATCCCGCCCGTCGTCGTCCGCACACCGGTCGCAGACGCGGACGGGTCCGTCGCGTCCACCGAGAGTGCCGACGGCGCGGGCGCACAGGCGCCCCGGGGCGTGAGTTCGCCCACGGGCGCGCCCCCGGCGACGGCCACCCCCGCGTCCACGACCACGTCCACTTCCATGCCGGCGGCCGCCTCCGCGGGCGGTCCCGCCGGGGCGCCCGCCGCGGCCGAGGAGAAGACGAGCGACTGGTTCGCCCCCCGCAAGTCCGGTGCGCCCAAGGGCGGGCCCGGCGGCGGGTCCACCAACGGGGCGGGCCTGCCGGGCGGTTCGGGCCCCGCGGGCGCGGGCGACTCCACGGGAGCACAGGGCGGCCGTCCCGGTGCTCCGGGCGGCGCGCGTCCGAGCTCCACGAACGGTGCCGGTCCGCTGGGTGCCACCGGCGGCGCCCGGCCCGGGGGCGCGAACGCCCCCCGCCCCGGCGGGGGCGGCGGTACGAACGGTGCCGGGCTGCCCGGTGCCACCGGCGCCGGACCCGTGGCGCCCGGCCACGGCGGCGGCACCGGTTCCTTCGACGTCTCCGCGGCGCTGAGCAACACCGGGTCCTTCCCGTCCGTCGGATCCGGCAACGGCGGCGAACCGCGGCGCGACGAACTTCCGTACTTCTCGGAGGGCGGTCAGGGCGGTCAGGGCGGCCCCGCCGGCCCCACTGGCGGTCCGGTCACCGGAGACGGCCCGCTGGTGCCGCCGGCCGGTCCGGGCGTGGCACCGGGCAGCCTGGCCGCGGGCCCGGGCACGGGATACCCGGGAGGTGCTCCCGGTGGTCCCGGCGGCGCTCCCGGCGCGCCGGGCGTCACCCCGCGCGGCGGTCTCAGCGGTGGTCTCAGCGACGACACCGCGATCCTCACGCCGCAGAAGCCGGCCCCCGAGCCGGGCGCCGGTGGCTACGGCGGCCCCGCGGACAACGTCTCCGGGCACACCCTGACCAGCGGCATCCCCGTCGTACCGCCCGCCCAGAACTCCCCGTTCGGGCCGGGCGCGCACACCGACGGCCCGCTGCCGCACACCCCGCCGAAGCTGCCCGAGCCGGTCCAGCAGCCCCCCGCCTCGTCGAGGCCGGCGAAGAAGAAGGGCCGCAGCAAGCTGAAGCTCCTGGGCGTCGGCGTGTTCGTCGTCGCCGGTGGCGCCTATGGCGCCGGGCTGCTCATGAACCACTCGGACGTGCCCAAGGGCACCACCGTGCTCGGCGTCGACATCGGCGGCGGCACCCGGGACGAGGCCGCCAAGAAGCTCGACGACGCCTTCGGTGCCCGTACGAACAAGGCGCTCAAGCTGTCGGTCGACGGCGACACCGTCTCGCTCAAGCCGGACCAGGCCGGGCTCCAGCTCGACAGCCAGGCCACCGTCCGCGCCGCCGCGGGCAGTGACTACAACCCCGTCTCGGTGATCGGCTCGCTGTTCGGCCAGGAGCGCGTCGTCGAGCCCGTGATGCCGGTCGACGAGGAGAAGCTGCAGGCCGCCCTGGAGCGTGCCGCGGGCGGCTCCGGCTCGGCGAGCGACGGCACCATCAAGTTCCAGGCCGGCAAGGCCGTCGCCGTGTACGGCAAGGCGGGCAAGGGCATCGACGTGGAGTCCTCGACGCAGGCCGTGGAGGACGCGTACCGCACCCAGGTGGAGACCGGCACGACCACGCCGGTCAAGGTCGCCACCAAGACCCGTCAGCCGACGGTCTCGAACGCCGAGGTCGACCGGATGATGACGAAGTTCGCGAAGCCGGCGATGTCCGCGAACGTCACGGTGCGCACGGATGCCGTCCACACCATCTCCTTCAGCCCGCAGAACTCCATCTGGAAGTTCCTGAGCGTGCAGGCGGTCAACGGCAAGCTGGTCCAGCACTACGACCTCAAGGTCCTCAAGGAGCTGTACGGGGGAGCCTTCGACGGGGTCACGATCACCAAGGGCGACGGCAGCAAGAAGGCCGTGAGCCCCGAGGACGTGGCCTCGGCTCTCGGCCAGGCGCTGCTCGGGAAGACGACCGCCGACCGCATCGTCACCATCCCCACCAACCCCAGCTAGCGGGCGCGCTCCCGCTTCGCCTTCCGGAGGGCATCCGGCCGTGGTTTCCCCGGCCGGGTGCCCTCTAGTCGTACGCCAGGACAGAACGGGTCAGACGCGCGGTATGACATCTGTCATCCGCGACTGAGGACACGCTGCACTGCCGACGCCCCTTCCGCGCCGCGACGATGGATCACATGACAACGACTGCGGCGGCCACCACTTCGGTGGTCGGGTTCGAATCGGTGACCAAGGCCTACGGGAGCGTCCGGGCCGTCGACGGGCTGACGCTCGACCTGCACCCGGGCGAGACCGTCGCCCTGCTGGGGCCCAATGGCGCGGGCAAGTCGACCACGCTGGACCTGCTCCTCGGCCTCAAGCACGCCGACAGCGGCGCGGTCCGGGTGTTCGGCACCAGCCCGCGCGAGGCGATCGTCGCCGGGCGGGTGGGCGCCATGCTGCAGAGCGGCGGGCTGATGGACGAGGTCACCGTCGGCGAACTGGTGAAGCTCGCCTGCGATCTGCACCCCAAGCCGTTCCGGGCCACCGACGTACTGGCCCGCGCGGGCATCTCGGGGATAGCCGACCGCAAGGTCGACAAGCTCTCCGGCGGCCAGGCCCAGCGCGTCCGCTTCGCCCTCGCCACGGCTGGTGACAGCGACTTGATCGTCCTCGACGAACCCACCACCGGCATGGACGTCTCCGCCCGTCAGGCCTTCTGGGCCACCATGCGCGAGCAGGCCGACCAGGGACGTACGGTCCTGTTCGCCACGCACTACCTGGAGGAGGCCGACGCGATCGCGGACCGCGTGCTGGTCCTGCACCGAGGCCGCCTGCTGGCCGACGGCACCGCCGCCGAGATCAAGGCGAAGGCCGGCGCGCGCCGCATCGCCTTCGACCTGGACGGCCCGGTCGACGAGGGCTCGCTGCGGTCGCTGCCCTTCCTGACGTCGATGACCGTGTCCAACAGCGGCTTCGCCGCGGGGTCGGGTCAGACCGTCCGCATCCAGTCCTCCGACGCCGACGCGACCGTGCACGCGCTGTACGGGCTCGGCGTCTACCCCCGCAATCTCGAAGTGGCCGGGCTCGGTCTGGAGCAGGCCTTCGTCGCCATCACGGCCGCCGAGGAGGCGAAGTCGAAGTGAACGGCCTCATCAAGCTGGAACTCACCCGCGCCCTGCGCAACCGCAAGTTCCTGTTCTTCTCGGTGGTCTACCCCTCGGCCCTGTTCCTGCTCATCGCGGGCAACGCCGACAGCACGGCCGAGGTCGACGGCACCGGCCTCACCGTCCCGACCTACATGATGGTCTCCATGGCCTCCTTCGGCGCCCTGACCGCCGTCCTGATGGGCAACAGCGAGCGCATCGCCAAGGAGCGCGAGAGCGGCTGGGTACGGCAGCTGCGGCTGACCACCCTGCCGGGCCGCGGCTATGTCCTGGCGAAGACCGCCAGTGCCGCCGTCGTCAGCCTGCCGTCGATCGTGATCGTCTTCGTGGTCGCCGCGGCCGTGAAGCACGTACGCCTGGATGCCTGGCAGTGGCTCGCGCTGACCGGCGCGATCTGGGCCGGCAGCCTCGTCTTCGCCGCGCTCGGCGTCGCCATCGGCTACCTCGCCAGCGGCGACGCGGTCCGCCCGATCACCATGATCACCTACTTCGGCCTGTCCATGCTCGGCGGCCTGTGGATGCCGGCGACGACCTTCCCGGACTGGCTGCAGAACATCGCGAAGTGGCTGCCCACACACGCGTACGCTGCCCTGGGGCAGGCCATCGAACAGAGCCGGGCCCCGCACGCCAGGGACATCGCCATCCTCGCCGTCTTCTTCGTCCTGTTCGCGGGCGGCGCGGCGTGGCTGTACCGGAAGGACACGCTGAAGGCGTGAGCGCCATGACGGAAGACCCGCGGTCCGACGCATCCCGGTCGGAGCGGCTGATACGCATGGGGCAGCCGCCCCGCAACCGGGCCGAGCTGCGGCGCAAGGTGCTGTGGATCGGCGTCTGGCTCGTGTTCCTCAGCTCACCGGTGAAGGACCTCGTCTCCGGACACCACACCACCGGCGGCACCGTGGCGGGCTGGCTCGGCCTCGCGGCCTTCGTCGGGGTGTATCTGTCGCTGGTCTTCCGGAACATGGGCAAGCCGTTCACCGGACGGCTCGTCGTCGGCCTCATCCTGGTGCTGGGCGCGCTCGCCACCCTGCTGTGCCTCACACTCGGCGGCGCCTGGCTGGGCCTCTACTGCTACGTGTCCGTCGCCTGCGGGTCCACCCTGCCGCTGCGGCTGGCGTACGGCGCGATCCCGGCGACGACCGGCGTGATGCTGCTCGTGGGCAGCCGGGTCGACCGGGAGGAGGCCCAGAACCTGGCCCTTCTGGTGCTGCTCATCGGATTCGCCATGACCGGTGTCGGCCAACTGGTCCGTACGACCATCGAGTTGCGCAAGGCCCGTGCCACCGTCGCCCAGCTCGCCGCCAACGAGGAGCGGCTGCGGCTCGCCCGCGACCTGCACGACCTGCTGGGTCACTCGCTCTCCCTGATCACGCTCAAGAGCGAGCTGGCCGGGCGGATGCTCCCCGACCACCCCGAGAAGGCGGCCCAGCAGGTCGCGGACATCGAACAGGTCAGCCGCCAGGCCCTCGTCGACGTGCGCGAGGCGGTCACCGGGTACCGTCGGCCCCGGCTGGCCGGAGAACTCGCGGGCGCGCAGGTCGCGT harbors:
- the mshB gene encoding N-acetyl-1-D-myo-inositol-2-amino-2-deoxy-alpha-D-glucopyranoside deacetylase codes for the protein MTELPDRRLLLVHAHPDDESINNGATMAKYAAEGAHVTLVTCTLGEEGEVIPSELAHLAPDRDGGLGPHRIGELAAAMKELGVTDHRFLGGPGRFRDSGMMGVEQNHRTGAFWSADVDEAAEYLVEVIREVRPQVLVTYDPQGGYGHPDHIQAHRVAMRAAELAARAAFRPDLGENWEIAKIYWNRVPRPVAEEGFARLRETLPRLPFTQSAAVDDVPGVVDDSVITTEVDGTAYAAAKAAAMRAHATQIEVAEPWFVLSNQLAQPLLTTEYYELVRGERPATRERDLFAGIATGRAEAGAR
- a CDS encoding DUF6113 family protein, with protein sequence MLAQPLKRPSGGRMAAYLGLFVLGVVVGAAGALVQSGWFPGGLLLALVGAAGLFLGGARATQSRAGAVAPAAGWMVAVVLLTASRPEGDFLFGAGVVSYLFLLGGMAVAVMCATLGQGRQPDGSGVRLGK
- a CDS encoding ABC transporter ATP-binding protein, translated to MTTTAAATTSVVGFESVTKAYGSVRAVDGLTLDLHPGETVALLGPNGAGKSTTLDLLLGLKHADSGAVRVFGTSPREAIVAGRVGAMLQSGGLMDEVTVGELVKLACDLHPKPFRATDVLARAGISGIADRKVDKLSGGQAQRVRFALATAGDSDLIVLDEPTTGMDVSARQAFWATMREQADQGRTVLFATHYLEEADAIADRVLVLHRGRLLADGTAAEIKAKAGARRIAFDLDGPVDEGSLRSLPFLTSMTVSNSGFAAGSGQTVRIQSSDADATVHALYGLGVYPRNLEVAGLGLEQAFVAITAAEEAKSK
- a CDS encoding ABC transporter permease; the protein is MNGLIKLELTRALRNRKFLFFSVVYPSALFLLIAGNADSTAEVDGTGLTVPTYMMVSMASFGALTAVLMGNSERIAKERESGWVRQLRLTTLPGRGYVLAKTASAAVVSLPSIVIVFVVAAAVKHVRLDAWQWLALTGAIWAGSLVFAALGVAIGYLASGDAVRPITMITYFGLSMLGGLWMPATTFPDWLQNIAKWLPTHAYAALGQAIEQSRAPHARDIAILAVFFVLFAGGAAWLYRKDTLKA
- a CDS encoding sensor histidine kinase; the encoded protein is MTEDPRSDASRSERLIRMGQPPRNRAELRRKVLWIGVWLVFLSSPVKDLVSGHHTTGGTVAGWLGLAAFVGVYLSLVFRNMGKPFTGRLVVGLILVLGALATLLCLTLGGAWLGLYCYVSVACGSTLPLRLAYGAIPATTGVMLLVGSRVDREEAQNLALLVLLIGFAMTGVGQLVRTTIELRKARATVAQLAANEERLRLARDLHDLLGHSLSLITLKSELAGRMLPDHPEKAAQQVADIEQVSRQALVDVREAVTGYRRPRLAGELAGAQVALTAAGVTADLPAEPDLTGVSEESESVLAWALREAVTNVVRHSGARRCAVEVARRQTLDGPVLELSVEDDGSGGSAGTHGNGLTGLTERLEKAGGSLEAGRVRHGFRLVARVPTEAPLATGSHPVGSGA